The following proteins are co-located in the Xiphophorus maculatus strain JP 163 A chromosome 8, X_maculatus-5.0-male, whole genome shotgun sequence genome:
- the LOC102225628 gene encoding low-density lipoprotein receptor-related protein 2-like isoform X2, whose translation MDLRLVVCFIFLPNLRFSSGQLLSCPEGQWQCDDGTCITAVWRCDGEGDCLDGSDEMDCNAATNLDCPAGQFPCMDSVGCVDMSAHCDGQKQCPTGSDEENCPATEGCLDSEWMCGNHICIPKEQYCNGQNDCMDNSDEEDCGKCSENGLQCPEGKCLFAEERCDGHIHCSDGSDEPITCGRTCSMYNGGCSHICADESWGVRCICPVGHKLSPNGAVCEDLDECASSVPRCAHHCTNTIGSYYCHCREGFILNGHSTCQALGNATQLLMMQRNSIGLLNVKSKQFTAIKAPVSDPVASTYDITRGWYYWADGSGSIYKTNGRNTWTTFTGPPGIKGLACDWLNGYLFWTNKKTESIYMQSSDDKSFAALLSKNVSPSELVLLPIERFMFWINEGLGDRVTLERSWMDGSDRSTLVVLTAQFAHSITADVAARRLYWISDSKRSVETVKTDGTGRYSFTGLFNKRPAFSLAVFESMFFWVDQKGLWQAPQDQSNPKKFIRKTDLPLLSVFHELQQPKGSSPCAKTHCLLCQLTKNNPAGFTCACPYFKVLLPDGTCKYPRFLYGTVTTISLLEFKGKESSETELFSSKEGILSFDVDWFREWLYWANQTGHVQRTKLTLDKTEFISTPLPVCLLSVDQRSGNLFWVSCDQNIIGTSAASRNYPQQLYHTTKEISSFYLDWLRGGMFWLEEDRIFGMGMMGEKAKELLQIAAGGVRGNVAFDLRASSLLWNSKRGGLTTLSLLKEKSHQAGRRWNVSGSVVAAFEPFLLSISNKVITLWDRRDGSKIQSVSVKGPVLSIITVLGDIQTVPDTQVCNVPSWLCHQSSICLPQNLLCDGKRDCPGGDDEELCVSACPQEDFMCMDRRNCIPRILLCDGRAHCHDGSDEVDCPTVAAPLSRTNVLKCRSGSVLCQDGTECVLYTHVCDGEADCKDGSDELGCDATQEPTSSTKPNKKLPITKAPPFTLSACLSPSVLCPSFKAYICISQSQFCDGIKDCPDGFDEQDCAERCRLRSDFLCKNHQSCVPKSSVCNGRPDCLDGSDEVDCPNVAQGVPHNGLKCRFGSKRCRDGLSCVLMSHICDGERDCRDGSDEDGCDTAGITTIAPTTAPCTSPSVLCPGSSRCIKPTQMCDGQRDCPDGSDEKCVKRCSSESDFHCKDRRSCVPLSQVCDGRAQCNDGSDELNCPSEAPPAAPNKSLKCHFGSKLCQDGLRCVLLSHICDGERDCQDGSDEDRCDSAQRGAIENGPLIKAPTPTKEVTQPPTMPPCTSPSVLCPGSTICIKHTQMCDGKRDCPDGSDEKCVKRCTSDAHFRCKDRRRCIPKSQVCDGRSQCTDGSDEVNCLSAVVQEAPKEVLKCRFGSRLCNDRMACVLLSHICDGEMDCRDGSDEEACDSESAPGNSMGNGLSSKSPELTKKVTLPPTKPPCTSPSVLCPGSSICIQHTQVCDGKEDCPDGSDEKCIERCPSERDFLCRDRRHCIPKTQVCDGRSHCNDGSDEISCQSLVQPASPTKILKCRFGSKLCRDGTSCVLPSHICDGEPDCQDGSDEEECDESLTQSPTPTKEVTQILTKPPCTSPSVLCPGSSVCIKTTQMCDGTWDCPDGYDEKCVERCPSNYFHCKDRRSCIPLTQVCDGRSQCNDGSDEVNCQSAAPPAASTKVLKCRFGSKLCDDGTSCVLLSHICDGDADCHDGSDEEGCDNGSLNQSPTPTKEVALIPTNPPCTSPSVVCPGSSICIKPTQMCDGTRDCPDGFDEKCVDRCPSDTDFRCNDRRRCIPKTKVCDGRSQCDDGSDEMNCHNGEVAPKAPSKVPKCRFGSKLCRDRMKCVLLSHVCDGETDCQDGSDEEGCDATETDAQSSVDNDYMNESPKPVKRFSQPTTSPPCTSPSVLCPGTSICLKATQICDRRKDCPDGSDEKCVRRCPGTDFRCKDRRSCVPKSQVCDGRSQCNDGSDEVNCRSVESQPSQTNALKCRMGSRMCRDGTNCVLFSHVCDGERDCRDGSDEEGCDAAETIDESSSPNKQFCSFPSVLCPDSNVCINPSQLCDGIRDCPDGSDENCVKKCADKTDFLCKDRRSCVSRSLVCDGRAHCYDGSDEADCRSVTAPPLKSSVLKCRMGSKPCKDGKDCVLFSHVCDGEIDCMDGSDEEGCQETCDEGEFQCAHGKMCIPENEVCDGKPQCRDHSDEMDCWQRTKSCEHRCADGKRCIPKKFLCDGEPDCLDGTDELNCDSVPTDFPITSTSACITPSVLCPGSSQCISQHQLCDGQRDCPDGFDEKECIVQCENPADFLCKDQRKCIPKTQVCDGRNNCPDGSDEKQCQSELTSASSVNAPRTRHGPLKCRTGFKLCKNGLECIMYSHVCDGERDCLDGSDEEGCEKQCKPGQFQCSHGRRCIQQEQVCDGQNDCQDHSDETDCSKPIEGCHHLCDNKTRCVPKTFLCDGEKDCTDGSDEDKCGSVACAPHQHRCESGQCISEAFKCDGYPDCHDHSDEAGCPRAPRCPAQLQCPHSHECLQKEWLCDGEEDCKDGSDENNCNNPPTKCRKYQFQCRGSGLCIPQSWRCDGKEDCDNGVDEDKCTQRKCPYHLYQCGSKECLETRLVCNGINNCIDGSDEGVGCAQRNCSSPSAPTCDHRCVSTPNGPRCYCGAGFRLQSSSKSCMDIDECTSTPATSCSHLCQNTQGSYSCLCHPGFYLEPDNKSCKTKDEPLLLASVQSEILILGVHSGTLQLLSSADRPVFALDFHWAEQRVYWQSPDHQSIRWADMKSKTKGTLTKGVKSDSIAVDWVGKNLYWVDGLVGQILAIKLSSSIMKSQDYTVVLGENLEQTSSLVLIPDKGLMLWSEIGSIPQIEQSGMDGSQRKVLVSQDLSWPVSLAYDFLDDRIYWADEKLHCIGSASLDGDNIKILQLTETPSPFSVAVFSDRMFWSDTKRRTVRSADKKTGKNQTVLLKRPGQPFGLKLMHALSQPPVSSPCDHLRCSNLCLLAPAPGKSRAGAPAVNAAVCRCPKGLLLSQDRMTCVLPKESSFILLLSRNKISQIYLRSMRRHGIALKKMPNGRDFNLPGVPEAMSLDISFSELLVFVAYLRHGSVDVLKLTNSLSKPELVLAGQIIKLQDDSVTALAVDWVTSNLYWSSMKRPDIYVTSRLENHTTSLLQGPLIGVASITLHPSSGRLCYFAIVIMGSRSQTEIHCAWMDGRNKVVLWKRLSIPISMVFTNDGTRIYWADTGEGIIGSIGVDGSAYREYKTGPNLLVSFTLIENFFFWVTQDKDVSKLWFSDGLQPKQLWFQTKTKISEIRSYNNETQSGSNHCSNSNGGCVHLCLPYPGGRTCRCAWGFYSVNDTSCVPLPSCPSGEESCLDGSQCIGSKKFCDGRADCPDQSDEQDCPGSASFGTVVGGDQSPQSSLHQPDTRKNPIVPNEVLASCDLQRCNGHGNCITEGEVTRCHCLQGYMGEFCQTQQRQSHPAIILVSICLVSAVVVGALVFTKR comes from the exons ATGGACCTGCGCTTGGTcgtttgcttcatttttctgCCGAATCTAAGATTTTCCTCAG GCCAACTATTGTCTTGCCCTGAGGGTCAGTGGCAGTGTGATGATGGAACCTGCATTACTGCTGTGTGGAGATGTGATGGAGAAGGAGACTGTCTGGACGGATCAGATGAAATGGACTGTAATG CTGCCACAAACTTGGATTGTCCAGCTGGTCAGTTTCCATGCATGGACTCTGTTGGCTGCGTAGACATGTCAGCCCATTGTGATGGACAGAAGCAGTGTCCCACTGGTTCTGATGAGGAGAACTGTCCAGCCACAGAAGGCTGCCTGGATTCTGAGTGGATGTGTGGAAACCACATCTGCATCCCCAAAGAACAGTACTGCAATGGACAAAACGACTGCATGGACAACTCTGATGAAGAAGACTGTG GTAAATGTAGTGAGAATGGCCTTCAGTGTCCTGAGGGAAAGTGTCTGTTTGCTGAGGAAAGGTGTGATGGACACATTCACTGTTCTGATGGCAGTGATGAGCCCATAACCTGCG GTCGTACCTGCTCTATGTACAATGGCGGCTGCAGCCATATATGCGCAGATGAATCCTGGGGAGTTCGATGCATTTGTCCTGTTGGACACAAGCTCTCCCCTAATGGAGCTGTCTGTGAAG actTGGATGAGTGTGCTTCATCTGTTCCTCGATGTGCACATCACTGCACAAACACCATTGGCTCTTACTACTGCCACTGCAGAGAGGGGTTTATACTCAACGGACACAGTACATGTCAAGCTTTAG GTAATGCTACCCAACTGCTGATGATGCAGAGGAACAGTATAGGACTTCTGAATGTAAAATCCAAACAGTTCACAGCCATCAAGGCTCCAGTGTCAGACCCAGTGGCGTCAACATACGACATTACTAGGGGGTGGTACTACTGGGCCGATGGCAGCGGGAGCATTTACAAAACTAATGGCCGAAACACCTGGACAACTTTTACTG gACCACCTGGAATCAAAGGTCTAGCCTGTGATTGGCTAAATGGGTACCTGTTCTGGACCAATAAGAAGACTGAGTCAATCTATATGCAGTCATCTGATGATAAAAGCTTTGCAGCTCTACTGAGCAAAAATGTCAGTCCTTCAGAATTGGTGCTTCTACCCATTGAGAG GTTTATGTTCTGGATCAATGAAGGTCTGGGTGACAGAGTGACTTTAGAGAGGtcctggatggatggatcagaCAGAAGCACTCTTGTGGTTCTTACTGCCCAGTTTGCTCACAGCATCACAGCTGATGTAGCTGCTAGAAGACTCTACTGGATCAGTGACTCAAAGAGG tCTGTAGAGACAGTGAAGACAGATGGGACTGGCCGATACTCTTTCACAGGGCTCTTTAACAAGAGACCAGCTTTCAGCCTTGCCGTCTTTGAAAGCATGTTCTTCTGGGTTGATCAAAAGGGACTTTGGCAGGCTCCCCAAGACCAGTCAAATCCAAAGAAGTTTATCAGGAAAACTGACTTGCCTCTGCTGTCGGTCTTCCATGAGCTTCAACAACCAAAAG GCTCTTCTCCTTGTGCCAAGACTCATTGTCTCCTCTGTCAACTGACTAAAAATAACCCTGCTGGATTCACCTGCGCCTGTCCATATTTTAAAGTACTGCTACCTGATGGGACATGCAAAT ATCCACGGTTTTTATATGGCACTGTAACAACAATCAGCTTGTTGGAGTTTAAAGGCAAAGAGTCCTCTGAAACAGAACTGTTTTCTTCAAAAGAAGGAATCCTTTCTTTTGATGTCGACTGGTTCAGAGAATGGTTGTACTGGGCCAACCAAACTGGCCATGTTCAACGCACCAAACTAACTCTGGACAAGACTGAGTTCATTTCAACACCTTTGCCAG TTTGTCTGCTGTCTGTGGACCAGAGGAGTGGCAACCTTTTCTGGGTGTCATGTGACCAGAACATCATTGGCACCAGTGCAGCCAGTAGAAATTACCCACAGCAGCTGTACCACACCACAAAGGAGATCAGCAGCTTTTACCTGGACTGGCTGAGGGGTGGAATGTTCTGGTTGGAGGAGGACAGGATCTTTGGCATGGGGATGATGGGAGAAAAGGCTAAGGAGCTGCTGCAGATAGCAGCAGGAGGAGTCAGAGGGAATGTCGCCTTTGACCTCAGAGCCAGCAGTCTCCTCTGGAACTCGAAAAGAGGAG GTCTGACAACATTGAGTTTGCTGAAGGAGAAAAGCCACCAAGCAGGAAGAAGGTGGAATGTCTCAGGCTCAGTAGTGGCTGCTTTTGAGCCTTTCCTTTTGTCGATCTCCAACAAAGTGATAACTTTGTGGGATCGGCGGGATGGGAGCAAAATTCAATCAGTTTCTGTGAAAGGTCCAGTGTTGAGTATTATCACTGTACTCGGGGATATTCAAACAG TGCCTGATACCCAAGTCTGCAATGTGCCGTCTTGGTTATGCCATCAGTCGTCCATCTGCCTTCCACAAAATCTGCTCTGCGATGGCAAAAGGGACTGCCCTGGTGGAGATGATGAGGAGCTCTGTGTCAGTGCCTGTCCTCAAG aaGACTTTATGTGCATGGATAGAAGAAACTGTATTCCCAGAATCCTTCTGTGTGATGGCCGTGCACACTGTCACGATGGCTCCGATGAAGTTGACTGTCCGACGGTTGCAGCTCCTTTATCGCGGACAAATGTCTTGAAGTGTCGCAGCGGCTCAGTGCTGTGTCAAGATGGCACGGAGTGTGTTCTGTACACTCATGTCTGCGACGGAGAGGCAGACTGTAAGGATGGATCTGACGAGCTGGGATGCG ATGCAACTCAAGAACCCACAAGTTCTACGAAGCCAAACAAAAAGCTTCCCATTACCAAAGCTCCTCCCTTCACTCTGTCGGCCTGCCTCAGCCCTTCTGTCCTCTGCCCTTCCTTTAAGGCATACATTTGCATTTCTCAGAGCCAGTTTTGTGATGGCATTAAAGACTGTCCAGATGGCTTTGATGAACAGGACTGTGCTGAGAGATGCCGTTTAAGAA GTGATTTTCTCTGCAAGAATCATCAGAGCTGTGTGCCAAAGAGTTCAGTCTGTAACGGCCGACCTGACTGCCTTGATGGCTCGGATGAAGTGGACTGTCCAAACGTAGCTCAAGGTGTACCTCATAATGGGTTAAAATGTCGCTTTGGGTCCAAACGTTGCAGAGATGGCCTGTCATGTGTTCTCATGAGCCACATCTGTGATGGTGAGAGGGACTGTCGGGATGGATCAGATGAAGATGGTTGTG ACACTGCAGGAATTACAACAATCGCTCCCACCACAGCTCCATGCACCAGTCCTTCAGTTCTGTGTCCAGGTTCTTCTAGATGCATCAAACCAACACAGATGTGTGACGGGCAGAGAGACTGTCCTGATGGATCTGATGAGAAATGTGTGAAAAGGTGTTCCTCTGAGT CTGATTTCCACTGCAAAGACCGACGAAGTTGTGTCCCACTGAGCCAAGTGTGCGATGGTCGCGCTCAGTGTAACGATGGCTCAGATGAGCTCAACTGTCCAAGTGAAGCAcctcctgcagctccaaatAAAAGCCTAAAATGCCACTTTGGATCCAAACTCTGTCAGGATGGTCTGAGATGTGTCCTTCTCAGCCACATTTGTGATGGCGAGAGAGACTGTCAGGATGGATCAGATGAAGACAGATGTG acAGTGCACAGAGAGGTGCTATTGAAAATGGGCCACTTATTAAAGCTCCTACACCCACTAAAGAAGTAACTCAGCCTCCCACCATGCCTCCATGCACCAGTCCTTCAGTTCTGTGTCCAGGTTCAACAATATGCATCAAACACACGCAGATGTGTGATGGAAAGAGGGACTGCCCTGATGGTTCTGATGAAAAATGTGTCAAGAGATGTACCTCTGACg CTCACTTTCGTTGCAAAGACCGTCGGCGCTGTATCCCAAAGAGCCAAGTCTGTGACGGGCGTTCTCAGTGCACTGATGGTTCGGATGAGGTGAACTGCCTGAGCGCAGTGGTTCAAGAAGCTCCAAAAGAAGTGTTGAAATGTCGCTTTGGCTCCAGACTTTGTAATGATAGGATGGCGTGTGTTCTGCTGAGTCACATCTGTGATGGAGAAATGGACTGTCGGGATGGATCAGATGAAGAAGCCTGTG ATTCAGAGAGTGCTCCTGGTAATTCTATGGGAAATGGGCTCTCAAGTAAATCTCCAGAGCTGACTAAAAAAGTAACACTACCTCCCACTAAGCCTCCATGCACCAGTCCTTCAGTTCTGTGTCCAGGTTCATCTATATGCATCCAACACACACAAGTGTGTGATGGAAAAGAGGACTGTCCTGATGGATCTGATGAAAAGTGCATAGAAAGATGTCCTTCTGAAA GGGACTTTCTCTGTAGAGACCGCCGGCATTGCATCCCAAAGACCCAAGTGTGTGACGGTCGCTCTCATTGTAACGATGGTTCAGATGAGATTAGCTGTCAAAGTTTAGTGCAGCCTGCATCACCTACTAAAATCCTAAAATGCCGGTTTGGGTCCAAACTGTGTCGAGATGGGACATCGTGTGTCCTCCCAAGTCACATTTGTGATGGAGAGCCAGACTGTCAGGATGGATCAGATGAAGAAGAATGTG ATGAGAGCTTGACTCAGTCCCCAACACCCACAAAAGAAGTAACTCAGATTCTGACTAAGCCTCCCTGCACCAGTCCATCAGTTCTGTGTCCAGGTTCTTCTGTATGCATCAAAACAACACAGATGTGTGATGGAACATGGGACTGTCCAGATGGATACGATGAGAAATGCGTGGAAAGATGTCCATCTAACT ATTTCCACTGCAAAGACCGTCGAAGTTGCATTCCACTGACCCAAGTGTGTGATGGTCGCTCTCAGTGCAATGACGGCTCAGATGAGGTCAACTGTCAAagtgcagcgccccctgctgctaGTACTAAAGTCTTGAAATGTCGTTTTGGGTCCAAACTGTGTGATGATGGTACATCATGTGTCCTTCTGAGTCACATTTGTGATGGGGATGCAGATTGTCACGATGGATCAGATGAAGAAGGATGCG ACAATGGGAGCTTAAATCAGTCTCCCACACCCACTAAAGAAGTAGCTCTGATTCCAACTAATCCTCCCTGCACCAGTCCATCAGTTGTGTGTCCAGGTTCTTCTATATGCATCAAACCAACACAGATGTGTGATGGAACGAGAGACTGTCCTGATGGCTTTGATGAGAAATGTGTCGATCGATGTCCCTCTGACA CTGACTTCCGTTGTAATGATCGTCGAAGATGCATCCCTAAAACCAAAGTATGTGATGGGCGTTCTCAGTGCGACGATGGCTCAGATGAGATGAACTGTCACAATGGCGAGGTGGCTCCTAAAGCGCCATCAAAAGTCCCAAAATGTCGCTTTGGTTCCAAACTTTGTCGGGACAGGATGAAATGTGTCCTTTTGAGCCATGTTTGTGATGGTGAGACAGACTGCCAGGATGGATCAGATGAAGAAGGATGTG ATGCTACAGAGACTGATGCCCAAAGTTCTGTGGATAATGACTACATGAATGAGTCTCCCAAACCAGTCAAACGTTTTAGTCAGCCTACCACCTCTCCACCATGCACCAGCCCTTCAGTTCTGTGTCCAGGAACCTCCATTTGCCTCAAGGCCACACAGATCTGTGATCGAAGGAAAGACTGTCCTGATGGGTCTGATGAAAAATGTGTGAGAAGATGTCCAGGCA CTGATTTCCGTTGCAAAGATCGTCGAAGCTGTGTCCCAAAAAGCCAGGTCTGTGATGGTCGCTCCCAGTGCAACGACGGCTCAGACGAGGTTAATTGTCGGTCAGTAGAGTCTCAACCATCTCAGACAAATGCCCTTAAATGTCGCATGGGGTCCAGAATGTGTCGCGATGGGACCAATTGTGTCCTCTTCAGCCATGTCTGTGATGGGGAAAGGGACTGTAGGGACGGATCGGATGAAGAAGGGTGTG ATGCTGCAGAAACAATTGATGAATCCTCATCCCCCAACAAACAGTTCTGTAGTTTCCCTTCAGTTCTGTGTCCTGATTCAAATGTTTGCATCAACCCGTCTCAGTTATGTGATGGGATCAGAGACTGCCCTGATGGATCTGATGAGAATTGTGTGAAAAAGTGTGCTGACAAAA ccgACTTTCTCTGCAAAGACCGTAGGAGCTGTGTGTCTAGGAGTCTGGTTTGTGATGGGCGCGCTCACTGCTATGATGGCTCAGATGAGGCTGACTGTCGGAGTGTAACTGCTCCACCGCTTAAGTCCAGTGTGTTAAAGTGCCGCATGGGCTCAAAGCCATGCAAAGATGGCAaagattgtgttttatttagtcaTGTTTGTGATGGAGAAATCGACTGCATGGATGGGTCTGATGAAGAAGGATGCCAAGAAACGTGTGATGAAG GAGAGTTTCAGTGTGCCCATGGGAAGATGTGCATCCCTGAGAATGAGGTTTGTGATGGCAAGCCACAGTGTCGGGACCACTCTGATGAGATGGACTGCTGGCAGCGAACAAAGAGCTGTGAACACCGTTGTGCTGATGGCAAACGGTGCATCCCAAAGAAGTTCCTCTGTGATGGAGAGCCAGACTGCTTAGATGGAACGGATGAACTGAACTGTG ATTCTGTTCCAACAGATTTTCCTATTACATCAACATCCGCTTGCATCACTCCTTCAGTTCTGTGCCCAGGCTCATCACAGTGCATCTCTCAACACCAATTGTGCGATGGACAAAGGGATTGCCCAGATGGCTTTGATGAAAAGGAATGCATAGTTCAATGTGAAAACCCAG CGGACTTCCTGTGCAAGGACCAGAGGAAGTGTATCCCAAAGACTCAAGTGTGTGATGGCCGTAACAATTGTCCAGATGGTTCAGATGAGAAGCAGTGCCAATCAGAACTTACATCTGCat CTTCTGTTAATGCACCAAGAACAAGGCATGGGCCTCTAAAGTGCCGCACGGGTTTCAAGCTGTGTAAAAATGGCCTGGAGTGCATCATGTACAGCCATGTCTGTGATGGAGAGCGTGACTGCCTGGATGGGTCTGATGAGGAGGGATGTGAGAAGCAATGCAAGCCAG GACAGTTCCAGTGTTCTCATGGGAGAAGATGCATCCAACAAGAGCAGGTGTGCGATGGGCAGAACGACTGTCAGGACCATTCGGATGAAACGGACTGCTCAAAACCAATTGAAGGCTGCCATCACCTTTGTGACAATAAGACTCGCTGCGTTCCGAAGACCTTTCTTTGTGATGGAGAAAAGGACTGCACTGATGGGTCAGACGAAGATAAATGTG GTTCAGTAGCCTGTGCTCCACATCAGCATCGTTGCGAAAGCGGGCAGTGCATTTCTGAGGCGTTTAAATGTGATGGTTATCCTGACTGCCACGACCACTCGGATGAGGCGGGCTGTCCAAGAGCCCCTCGTTGCCCGGCACAGCTCCAGTGCCCACACAGCCATGAATGCCTGCAGAAAGAGTGGCTTTGTGACGGAGAAGAGGACTGTAAAGATGGCTCAGATGAGAAT AACTGCAACAACCCTCCAACAAAGTGCAGGAAGTACCAATTTCAGTGCAGAGGCAGCGGTTTGTGTATTCCTCAATCCTGGAGGTGTGATGGAAAAGAAGACTGTGACAATGGAGTGGATGAGGATAAAT GCACCCAAAGGAAATGCCCCTACCACCTTTACCAATGTGGCAGCAAAGAATGTCTGGAAACCAGGCTGGTGTGTAATGGGATCAACAACTGTATTGATGGCTCAGATGAAGGTGTGGGATGTGCTCAACGCAACTGCTCAAGTCCTTCAGCTCCTACCTGTGACCACAGATGTGTCAGCACCCCTAATGGACCG AGGTGTTACTGCGGTGCCGGTTTCAGGCTGCAGTCCAGCTCCAAGTCCTGTATGGACATTGATGAGTGCACTTCAACACCAGCTACTTCATGCAGTCACCTTTGCCAGAACACTCAGGGATCCTACAGCTGTCTCTGCCACCCTGGCTTCTACCTTGAGCCAGATAACAAAAGCTGCAAGACAAAAG atgagcctctgctttTGGCTTCGGTGCAGTCCGAAATTCTAATACTTGGAGTCCATAGCGGTACATTGCAGCTTCTCTCCTCTGCTGACCGGCCAGTTTTTGCTCTGGATTTTCACTGGGCTGAGCAGAGAGTTTACTGGCAGAGCCCCGACCACCAGAGCATCCGCTGGGCTGACATGAAATCTAAAACCAAAGGGACGCTGACCAAAG gcGTGAAGTCTGATTCAATTGCAGTGGACTGGGTTGGTAAGAACCTGTACTGGGTGGATGGACTGGTTGGACAGATTCTGGCTATAAAGCTAAGCAGTTCAATCATGAAATCTCAGGACTATACTGTAGTTCTTGGGGAAAACCTGGAGCAGACAAGCTCATTGGTCCTGATACCAGACAAGGG ATTGATGTTGTGGTCTGAGATTGGCAGCATCCCTCAAATCGAGCAGTCTGGGATGGATGGCTCCCAGAGGAAAGTACTGGTGAGCCAGGACTTGAGCTGGCCAGTCAGTCTGGCCTATGACTTCCTGGATGACAGGATCTACTGGGCTGATGAGAAGCTGCACTGCATAGGCTCAGCCTCGCTGGATGGAGACAACATAAAG ATCCTCCAGTTGACAGAAACTCCAAGCCCCTTTTCTGTGGCGGTTTTCAGCGACCGCATGTTCTGGTCTGACACCAAGAGAAGAACTGTTCGTTCAGCTGACAAGAAAACTGGCAAGAATCAAACTGTTCTTCTGAAGAGACCTGGGCAGCCATTTGGATTAAAA CTGATGCATGCCCTCTCCCAACCACCTGTATCAAGCCCTTGTGATCATCTTCGATGCTCCAATCTCTGTCTTTTGGCTCCAGCACCAGGAAAATCTAGAGCTGGAGCTCCAGCAGTAAATGCTGCAGTTTGTCGATGTCCAAAGGGTCTGCTTCTTTCTCAGGACAGAATGACCTGCGTTCTTCCCAAAGAGTCATCTTTCATCCTGCTTTTGTCCCGCAACAAAATATCTCAG atcTACTTGCGCTCTATGCGCCGTCACGGAATCGCACTGAAGAAAATGCCAAATGGCAGAGACTTCAATCTCCCAGGAGTACCTGAGGCTATGAGTCTGGACATTTCCTTCTCAGAGCTCTTGGTGTTTGTTGCTTATTTAAGACATGGATCTGTGGATGTGCTAAAACTCACCAACTCCCTATCAAAACCAGAGCTTGTGCTTGCTGGACAAATCATAAAGTTACAG GATGACTCGGTAACTGCTCTGGCAGTGGACTGGGTGACCTCCAATCTGTACTGGAGCAGCATGAAGAGGCCGGACATATATGTGACGTCACGTCTTGAGAACCACACCACCTCTCTGCTGCAAGGACCCCTCATT GGAGTTGCATCAATCACCCTCCATCCTTCCTCGGGTAGGCTCTGCTATTTTGCCATAGTAATAATGGGTTCAAGGAGCCAGACGGAGATCCACTGTGCATGGATGGACGGCCGTAATAAAGTAGTGCTGTGGAAGCGGTTAAGCATTCCTATCTCCATGGTTTTCACTAATGATGGAACCAGAATCTATTGGGCTGACACTG GTGAAGGAATAATAGGATCTATTGGAGTGGATGGATCGGCGTATAGGGAGTACAAAACGGGACCCAATCTGCTTGTGTCTTTCACGCTTATTGAGAACTTTTTCTTTTGGGTCACTCAAGACAAAG ATGTCAGCAAATTGTGGTTCAGTGATGGACTCCAACCGAAGCAGTTGTGGTtccaaacaaagacaaagataTCCGAAATCAGGTCCTACAACAATGAAACCCAGTCGG GAAGCAACCATTGCTCAAACAGCAACGGTGGATGTGTCCACCTCTGCCTGCCCTATCCAGGAGGTCGGACTTGTAGGTGTGCATGGGGCTTTTACAGTGTAAATGACACGTCCTGTGTCCCACTTCCTTCCTGCCCCTCTGGAGAGGAATCCTGTTTAGATGGCAGCCAGTGTATCGGAAGCAAGAAGTTCTGTGACGGGCGTGCAGATTGTCCAGACCAGTCGGATGAACAGGACT GTCCAGGATCTGCCTCATTTGGAACCGTAGTTGGTGGTGACCAATCCCCACAGTCTTCCCTTCACCAACCTGACACTCGGAAAAACCCCATTGTGCCTAATGAAGTCTTGGCATCATGCGATCTCCAACGCTGCAATGGCCACGGCAACTGCATCACAGAGGGCGAAGTCACTCGCTGCCACTGTCTACAAGGTTACATGGGAGAATTCTGCCAGACTCAACAAAGACAAAGTCACCCAGCGATCATCCTGGTGTCCATTTGTCTGGTCTCTGCAGTAGTAGTGGGTGCACTCGTCTTCACTAAAAG GTGA